A stretch of Gemmatimonadaceae bacterium DNA encodes these proteins:
- a CDS encoding DUF2461 domain-containing protein, with amino-acid sequence MSDTFTQFSPKAFTFLRGLKKNNRKEWFEANRSTYETELKEPMKLLIEEIDVALATIAPEIIGSPKKSAFRIHRDVRFSKDKSPYKTHVACWFYHRDAGHGVGGEAAHGGAGFYFHLEPGGCFCGGGIWMPPRPAVARIRQHLVDDLEGFEEIVKARGFKQRFGELSTEGKLTRTPRGFTPDHPAAEWLKYQSYIVSAELDADVVTSKKLPQVLAKHYAAMTPFVRWLNSALGLKPASMR; translated from the coding sequence ATGAGTGATACGTTCACGCAGTTCTCGCCCAAGGCGTTCACCTTCCTGCGCGGGCTCAAGAAGAACAACCGCAAGGAATGGTTCGAAGCCAATCGCAGCACGTACGAGACCGAATTGAAGGAGCCCATGAAGCTCCTCATCGAGGAGATCGACGTCGCGCTGGCTACGATCGCGCCGGAGATCATCGGCTCCCCCAAGAAGAGCGCGTTCCGCATTCACCGCGATGTGCGCTTCAGCAAGGACAAGAGCCCGTACAAAACGCACGTGGCCTGCTGGTTCTACCATCGCGATGCCGGCCACGGCGTGGGTGGTGAGGCGGCGCATGGCGGCGCGGGGTTCTACTTCCACCTCGAGCCGGGCGGTTGCTTCTGCGGCGGCGGGATCTGGATGCCGCCGCGGCCGGCGGTGGCACGCATCCGCCAGCACCTCGTGGACGATCTGGAGGGGTTCGAGGAGATCGTGAAGGCGCGCGGCTTCAAGCAGCGCTTCGGCGAGCTCTCCACCGAGGGCAAGCTCACCCGGACCCCGCGTGGCTTCACCCCCGACCATCCGGCCGCCGAGTGGCTCAAGTATCAGAGCTACATTGTGAGCGCTGAACTCGACGCCGATGTGGTGACGAGCAAGAAGTTGCCGCAGGTACTGGCGAAGCATTACGCGGCGATGACCCCGTTCGTCCGATGGTTGAACAGCGCGCTCGGGCTCAAGCCCGCGTCGATGCGCTAA